A genome region from Armatimonadota bacterium includes the following:
- the tig gene encoding trigger factor encodes MQLVTRETLEDGRVRIIVKAEAEEVSRAVDGIYRDLARRASVPGFRKGKAPRALLEQQVGIEQARRSALDELAPAAVTEGIGQADVEPYSRPELEAAKVEDDASATFIALVTPRPKVELGEYRGLTAVRPAVEVSDEQVEAQLTAVRERHARYEPASDRAAEEGDLALVDYDLEIAGQAVEGQGARGYPCQIGSDNLFPELNERLVGLQPGGQVRITATFPADHREAALAGKQGEYVVTVRELRQRVVPELTDEMAQAAHGVATASELRERMREALTRLAEEDGEDRLHMELLEQIVASTAMTLPPAMVRAEAQAQLRRLEERLRADGINPERYLAERGTDAERWLREQEMQARVHLKRALVLEEIGRREGIEVSSAEVSDEIAGMARRAGTSVERVLKRLHDRDVVRLANRVHHHKVLQFLVDHADITSEGEAATAAESREEES; translated from the coding sequence ATGCAGCTAGTCACCCGGGAAACGCTCGAAGACGGACGGGTCCGCATCATCGTCAAGGCCGAAGCCGAGGAAGTGAGCCGCGCGGTTGACGGCATCTATCGCGACCTCGCTCGGCGCGCCTCGGTTCCCGGCTTTCGTAAGGGCAAGGCGCCGCGCGCCCTGCTCGAACAGCAAGTCGGCATCGAACAAGCGCGCCGTTCCGCGCTCGACGAGCTCGCGCCGGCAGCGGTCACAGAGGGCATCGGCCAGGCCGATGTCGAGCCCTACAGCCGGCCCGAGCTGGAAGCGGCGAAGGTCGAGGACGATGCCTCCGCCACCTTCATCGCCCTGGTGACGCCGCGCCCCAAGGTCGAGCTCGGTGAGTACCGGGGGCTGACCGCCGTGCGCCCGGCGGTTGAAGTCAGCGACGAGCAGGTGGAGGCGCAGCTCACGGCCGTGCGCGAGCGCCATGCGCGCTACGAGCCGGCAAGCGATCGCGCCGCCGAGGAGGGCGATCTCGCGCTGGTGGATTACGACCTCGAGATCGCGGGGCAGGCGGTGGAGGGGCAGGGCGCCCGCGGTTATCCGTGCCAGATCGGCAGCGATAATCTCTTCCCGGAGCTCAACGAGAGACTGGTCGGGCTCCAGCCGGGCGGGCAAGTTCGGATCACGGCCACCTTCCCCGCCGACCACCGGGAGGCGGCGCTGGCCGGCAAGCAGGGCGAATACGTCGTGACCGTACGCGAGCTCCGACAACGGGTGGTGCCGGAGCTGACGGACGAGATGGCGCAAGCGGCGCACGGGGTTGCGACCGCGTCGGAGCTGCGCGAGCGCATGCGTGAGGCGCTGACGCGCCTGGCCGAGGAGGATGGGGAAGACCGTCTGCACATGGAGCTGCTGGAGCAGATCGTCGCGAGTACCGCCATGACGCTGCCGCCGGCGATGGTGCGCGCGGAGGCGCAAGCGCAGCTACGGCGACTGGAGGAGCGGTTGCGCGCCGACGGCATCAACCCCGAGCGCTATCTGGCCGAACGCGGAACCGACGCCGAGCGCTGGCTGCGCGAGCAGGAGATGCAGGCGCGGGTGCACCTCAAGCGCGCGTTGGTGCTGGAGGAGATCGGCCGGCGGGAAGGGATCGAGGTTTCGTCGGCGGAAGTCTCCGACGAGATCGCTGGGATGGCGCGTCGCGCCGGCACCAGCGTCGAGCGGGTGCTCAAGCGGTTGCATGACCGCGACGTGGTGCGTCTGGCGAATCGCGTGCATCACCACAAGGTGCTCCAGTTCCTGGTGGATCACGCCGACATCACTAGTGAGGGCGAAGCGGCGACGGCCGCCGAGTCGCGGGAGGAAGAATCGTGA
- a CDS encoding alanine--glyoxylate aminotransferase family protein: MEEKQLLMIPGPTPVAQAVLRACSKPMINHRGPEFAQLQDECNRGLQAAFKTENDILTLTCSGTGAMEAAVVNTLSPGDKVLCLVIGAFGDRFAQIAQTFGAEVERMDFEWGRAVDEKQVAARLKQDAKREIKAVLVTHNETSTGVTNDLAAIAAVVREHGALLLVDAVSSMVAMDLRADEWGLDVVAAASQKAFMLPPGLAFVSMSVRAWEANDKAKMHRYYFDLKKAKEFLDKKQTPWTPALPQMYGLKEGLRLIAEEGLENCFARHARLGSAVRAACKTMGLALFADPKHASNAVTAILAPEGLTPKQIRGLLLDKYGVVLAGGQGKLQDTVFRIGHLGYVNETDVMTTLAALGAGLHELGLKVDLGAALDAAHRELTAAGAKG, encoded by the coding sequence TTGGAAGAGAAGCAACTGCTGATGATCCCCGGCCCGACCCCGGTCGCCCAGGCGGTGCTGCGCGCGTGCAGCAAGCCCATGATCAATCACCGCGGGCCGGAGTTCGCCCAGCTCCAGGATGAGTGCAATCGCGGGTTGCAGGCGGCCTTCAAGACGGAAAACGACATCCTCACCCTCACCTGCTCCGGCACCGGGGCGATGGAGGCGGCGGTGGTCAATACCCTGTCGCCGGGGGATAAGGTGCTGTGCCTGGTCATCGGCGCCTTCGGCGACCGCTTCGCGCAGATCGCCCAGACTTTCGGCGCCGAGGTCGAACGCATGGATTTCGAGTGGGGCCGGGCGGTTGACGAGAAGCAAGTGGCCGCGCGGCTGAAGCAGGATGCGAAGCGCGAGATCAAGGCGGTGCTGGTGACGCACAACGAGACCTCCACCGGCGTCACCAACGACCTGGCGGCGATCGCGGCGGTGGTGCGCGAGCACGGGGCGCTGCTGCTGGTGGACGCGGTCAGCAGTATGGTGGCGATGGATCTGCGCGCGGACGAGTGGGGGCTTGATGTGGTGGCGGCGGCGTCGCAGAAGGCGTTCATGCTGCCGCCGGGGCTGGCGTTCGTCTCCATGAGCGTGCGCGCGTGGGAGGCCAACGACAAGGCGAAGATGCACCGCTACTACTTCGATCTCAAAAAGGCGAAGGAGTTCCTGGATAAGAAGCAGACGCCCTGGACGCCGGCGCTGCCGCAGATGTACGGTCTCAAGGAGGGCCTGCGCCTGATCGCGGAGGAGGGGTTGGAGAACTGCTTCGCGCGACATGCGCGTCTGGGCTCCGCGGTGCGCGCGGCGTGCAAGACGATGGGGCTGGCGCTGTTCGCCGACCCCAAGCACGCCTCCAACGCGGTGACCGCGATTCTGGCACCCGAGGGCCTGACGCCCAAGCAGATCCGCGGCCTGCTGCTCGACAAGTACGGGGTGGTGCTCGCGGGCGGGCAGGGCAAGCTGCAGGACACGGTGTTTCGCATCGGCCACCTCGGTTATGTCAACGAGACCGATGTCATGACCACCCTGGCGGCGCTGGGGGCGGGGCTGCACGAGCTGGGCCTCAAGGTGGACCTCGGCGCGGCGCTCGACGCCGCTCACCGCGAGCTCACCGCGGCCGGCGCGAAGGGCTGA
- the lon gene encoding endopeptidase La, with translation MSQVKPKKRAEAPSGDSPTQRVPEIIPVLPIRDQVIYPHMIMPLFVGREKSVRALEEALEQERRILLVTQKSVDIDDPRAEDLYSVGTVGESMQSLRLPDDTIRVVVEGVARVRVLEYVQTEPFFRARVEVMAEPAREGIEVEALMRSVVAQFARCIELGKNIPPEALENAGGVNDPGRLADLVAGFLDLKVEVKQEILELADPVARLERIAAHLGHEIEILEIEKKIHSRVKQELEDTQKEFYLRERIKAMQQELGERDDRTMELDELRSQIQSAGMPKEVEEKAFKELDRLEKMPPASPEVVVVRTYLDWLVTLPWSKRSEDRLDIADAERVLNEDHYGLQKVKERILEYLAVRKLNPESKGPILCFMGPPGVGKTSMGRSIARATGRSFVRISLGGMRDEGEIRGHRRTYVGALPGRIIQGMKTAGSRNPVFMMDEIDKIGIDFRGDPAAALLEVLDPEQNYAFSDHYLEVPFDLSEVMFITTGNLPDPVPWALRDRMEFIEFPGYTEEEKLKIAQLFLVPKQIKEHGLTDHLARFAEKGLRTIVRNYTREAGVRNLEREVANVCRKVAKRVAQGKSTTATIGPASLHKYLGALRFRHGMAERQDEVAVATGLFWTEVGGDIFSIEVTLMKGRGNLILTGKLGEVMQESAKAAFSYTRSRAKSLDIDEDFYRRFDVHIHVPAAAIPKDGPSAGITLATALISALTRRAVRRDVAMTGEVTLRGRVLPVGGVKEKVLAAHRAGMTTVIMPADNQKELDEISAQVKRELKFVFVESMDQVLEVALLPPIAGETVSAGDRLRRSDRAADQPSVSRVM, from the coding sequence GTGAGTCAGGTCAAGCCGAAGAAACGAGCAGAAGCACCGAGTGGCGATTCGCCCACCCAGCGGGTGCCGGAGATCATCCCGGTGCTGCCCATCCGCGACCAGGTCATCTACCCGCACATGATCATGCCGCTGTTCGTTGGTCGCGAGAAGTCCGTGCGCGCCCTTGAGGAGGCGCTCGAGCAAGAGCGCCGCATCCTGCTGGTGACGCAGAAGAGCGTGGACATTGACGACCCGCGGGCCGAGGACCTCTACAGCGTCGGCACCGTCGGCGAGAGCATGCAGAGTCTGCGCCTGCCGGACGACACCATCCGCGTCGTGGTCGAGGGCGTAGCGCGCGTGCGCGTGCTGGAGTACGTGCAGACCGAGCCGTTCTTCCGCGCGCGGGTGGAGGTGATGGCCGAGCCCGCGCGCGAGGGGATCGAGGTCGAGGCCCTCATGCGCAGCGTGGTCGCCCAGTTCGCGCGCTGCATCGAGCTCGGCAAGAACATCCCCCCGGAGGCGCTGGAGAATGCCGGCGGCGTGAACGATCCCGGACGCCTCGCCGACCTCGTCGCCGGCTTCCTGGACCTCAAGGTCGAGGTCAAGCAGGAGATCCTCGAGCTGGCGGACCCGGTGGCGCGCCTGGAGCGCATCGCGGCGCACCTGGGCCACGAGATCGAGATCCTGGAGATCGAGAAGAAGATCCACTCGCGCGTCAAGCAGGAGCTGGAGGACACGCAGAAGGAGTTCTACCTGCGCGAGCGCATCAAGGCGATGCAGCAGGAGCTGGGCGAGCGCGACGATCGCACCATGGAGCTGGATGAGTTGCGCAGCCAGATCCAGTCCGCCGGCATGCCCAAGGAGGTCGAGGAGAAGGCGTTCAAGGAGCTCGATCGCCTGGAGAAGATGCCCCCGGCGTCGCCGGAGGTGGTGGTGGTGCGCACTTACCTCGACTGGCTCGTCACCCTGCCCTGGAGCAAGCGCAGCGAGGACCGCCTGGACATCGCGGACGCGGAACGCGTGCTCAACGAGGATCACTACGGCCTCCAGAAGGTCAAGGAGCGCATCCTCGAGTACCTCGCCGTGCGCAAGCTCAACCCCGAGTCCAAGGGCCCCATCCTTTGCTTCATGGGGCCGCCGGGCGTGGGCAAGACCTCGATGGGGCGCTCCATCGCGCGCGCCACCGGGCGCAGCTTCGTGCGCATCTCGCTGGGCGGGATGCGCGACGAGGGCGAGATCCGCGGCCACCGCCGCACCTACGTCGGCGCCCTGCCGGGCCGCATCATCCAGGGCATGAAGACCGCCGGCAGTCGCAACCCGGTCTTCATGATGGACGAGATAGACAAGATCGGCATTGACTTCCGCGGCGATCCGGCGGCGGCGCTGCTGGAGGTGCTCGATCCGGAGCAGAACTACGCCTTCAGCGATCACTACCTGGAGGTGCCGTTCGATCTATCCGAGGTCATGTTTATCACCACCGGCAACCTCCCCGACCCGGTGCCGTGGGCGCTGCGCGACCGCATGGAGTTCATCGAGTTCCCGGGCTACACCGAGGAGGAGAAGCTCAAGATCGCGCAGTTGTTCCTGGTGCCCAAGCAGATCAAGGAGCACGGCCTCACCGACCACCTCGCCAGATTCGCGGAGAAGGGGCTGCGCACCATCGTCCGCAACTACACCCGCGAGGCCGGGGTGCGCAACCTCGAGCGCGAGGTCGCCAACGTCTGCCGCAAGGTGGCCAAGCGGGTCGCCCAGGGCAAATCCACCACCGCCACCATCGGCCCTGCGAGCCTGCACAAGTACCTGGGCGCGCTTCGCTTCCGCCACGGCATGGCCGAGCGCCAGGACGAGGTGGCGGTCGCCACCGGCCTCTTCTGGACCGAGGTCGGCGGCGACATCTTCTCCATCGAGGTCACCCTGATGAAGGGCCGCGGCAACCTCATCCTCACCGGCAAGCTCGGTGAGGTCATGCAGGAGTCGGCCAAGGCCGCCTTCAGCTACACCCGTTCGCGAGCCAAATCGCTGGACATTGACGAGGACTTCTACCGGCGTTTCGACGTGCACATCCACGTTCCCGCCGCCGCCATCCCCAAAGATGGCCCTTCGGCCGGGATCACGCTCGCCACCGCCCTCATCTCGGCGCTCACGCGGCGCGCGGTACGCAGGGATGTGGCCATGACCGGCGAGGTCACCCTGCGCGGGCGGGTGCTGCCCGTGGGCGGAGTCAAGGAGAAGGTGTTGGCGGCTCACCGCGCGGGCATGACCACGGTCATCATGCCGGCGGACAACCAGAAGGAGCTCGATGAGATCTCGGCGCAGGTCAAGCGCGAGCTCAAGTTCGTATTCGTCGAGAGCATGGACCAAGTGCTGGAAGTCGCGCTGCTGCCGCCGATCGCAGGCGAGACCGTCTCCGCCGGCGATCGCCTCCGCCGATCCGACCGCGCCGCCGATCAGCCCTCGGTGTCAAGGGTGATGTAG
- a CDS encoding ATP-dependent Clp protease proteolytic subunit yields MVVHGPRGSERAFDIYSRLLQNRIVFITGAVDDTVANLVIAQLLFLQSEDPTKKVDLYINSPGGLVQAGLAIYDTMQLIAPPVYTYCIGLAASMGALLLGAGEPGHRYALPNCRILIHQPHVDRVGGQASDIDIQAREMLHTRDTINQILAKHTGQPLDKITRDADRDFYMSAEDARAYGLVDQVLEKQPPAPASE; encoded by the coding sequence ATGGTCGTGCACGGGCCTCGGGGGAGCGAGCGCGCCTTCGACATCTACTCGCGCCTGCTGCAGAACCGGATCGTTTTCATCACCGGGGCGGTGGACGACACCGTCGCGAACTTGGTGATCGCGCAACTGCTATTCTTGCAGAGCGAGGATCCGACCAAGAAGGTTGACCTCTACATCAACAGCCCCGGCGGGTTGGTGCAGGCCGGGCTGGCGATCTACGACACCATGCAGCTGATCGCGCCGCCGGTGTACACCTACTGCATCGGTCTGGCGGCGAGCATGGGCGCGCTGCTGCTGGGCGCGGGCGAGCCGGGTCATCGCTACGCCCTGCCCAACTGCCGCATCCTCATCCACCAGCCGCACGTTGACCGCGTCGGCGGGCAGGCGAGCGACATTGACATTCAGGCGCGGGAGATGCTGCATACGCGCGATACCATCAATCAGATCCTGGCCAAGCACACCGGCCAGCCGCTGGACAAGATCACGCGCGACGCCGACCGCGACTTCTACATGTCGGCGGAGGATGCCAGGGCCTACGGCCTGGTGGATCAGGTGCTCGAGAAGCAGCCGCCGGCACCCGCGAGCGAATAA